The Catenulispora sp. GP43 nucleotide sequence GAGGCCCACTGCCACTTGGTGGCCAGCCACGGCGCCGGGTCCTGGTCCGGCTTGGCCTCGTCCTGCATGGCCAGCGGCTCCCAGATCAGCCAGGTGTAGCCGAGCTTCTTGGCGAACGAGGAGTCCAGGTAGGGGTTGTTGTTCGCGGGCAGGGTCGCTCCGTCGGGCATTCCGACGTTCAGCACCGACTTGCCGCCCGCCGAACCGCCGCCGCTCTTACCGCTGCCGCAACCCGCGGCCAGGGTGAGCGCCAGGCCCGCGGCCAGCAGCGCGGCGAGCGGACGCCGGGCTGCGGTGCCGGATGTCGCGAGGGTCATTGCTTCTCCTCCAAGTGAGGGGATCCGTACCGCGCGCCCTGTGCGGGGGTGTGCGGTATCGCGGCGCGGCCTTGTCGAAGGCGCGCCGGGCGGATCGGGATGGGATCTAGTCCTGTGGTGCGGTGGAGCTCCGGACCACGAAGTCGGTCGGGATGACGACCGGTTCGGCCGGCAGGGGCTCGCCCCCGAGGTGGGCCGTCAGCAGCCGGGCCGCGGTGGCCCCCAGCTCGCGCAGGGGCTGGCGGACCGTGGTCAGCGGCGGCTCGGTCAGCGCGGTGAACTCGACGTCGTCGAACCCGACGACGGCGACGTCCCCCGGCACCGCCAGTCCGGCCTCTCTCAGCGCCTGCAAGGCGCCCGCAGCGGAGAGGTCGTTGTGCGCGAACACGGAGTCGAACTCGACCCCGTCGGCCACGGCCCGTGCCACAGCGGCATGGCCCGAGGCGATGCTGAAGTCGCCCTCCAGCACGGCGGCGGCCGGCAGCGGATGCCCGGCCTCCTCGAAGACCTCGGCGAAGCCCTCGAGCCGTTCGGTGACACAGCCGAAACCCGGCTTGCCGGTGACGACCACCGGGTGGCGGCGGCCGATCTCCAGCAGGTGGTGCGCGGCCTGCCGGCCCCCGGCGCGGTTGGTGGTCGCGACGGAGGCGAACTGCGGCCGGGCCTCCCGGTCGTCGATGAGCACCACCGGCAGTCCCCCGGTGTGCAGCTCGGTGATGTAGTCCAGGGTCCCCTCGGGCTCGATGACCAGCAGCCCGTCGAAGGCCTTGGCGTTCACCTGGCTGGCGAAGCGCCGCATCGACTCGTCGCCCTGGTTGCAGGTGAAGAGCATGACCCCGAGCTCGCCGCTCTCCACCACGTCCACCGCGCCCTGGATCACCTCGCCGATCCACGGCCAGGTGAGCGAGGGGACCAGCATCCCGATGACGCCGGTGCGCCCGCGCGCCAGGGACACGGCCCGTGCGCTGGGCACGTATCCGAGCTCGTCGATGACCTGCCGCACCCGCGCCACGGTGGACGCGTCGAGCTCGCCCTTGCCGTTGAGCACACGGGAGACCGTGGTCTTGCTGACCCCGGCCCGGGCCGCGACGTCGGCGATGGTGA carries:
- a CDS encoding LacI family DNA-binding transcriptional regulator, with the protein product MPITIADVAARAGVSKTTVSRVLNGKGELDASTVARVRQVIDELGYVPSARAVSLARGRTGVIGMLVPSLTWPWIGEVIQGAVDVVESGELGVMLFTCNQGDESMRRFASQVNAKAFDGLLVIEPEGTLDYITELHTGGLPVVLIDDREARPQFASVATTNRAGGRQAAHHLLEIGRRHPVVVTGKPGFGCVTERLEGFAEVFEEAGHPLPAAAVLEGDFSIASGHAAVARAVADGVEFDSVFAHNDLSAAGALQALREAGLAVPGDVAVVGFDDVEFTALTEPPLTTVRQPLRELGATAARLLTAHLGGEPLPAEPVVIPTDFVVRSSTAPQD